A stretch of the Alnus glutinosa chromosome 6, dhAlnGlut1.1, whole genome shotgun sequence genome encodes the following:
- the LOC133871374 gene encoding UDP-glycosyltransferase 88F5-like — translation MADTIVLFPAPGMGHIISMVELGKLILHHYAHKFSISVVITTGSDWDTPSITSYIHNVSQSNSSISFHSLPSVSVDTTQTRSSAAIAFEFIRLSLAHAPHVLQQISKSSTIRALIIDVLCTSVLPIAKDLNLPVYYFVTSGAYALAAFLYLPKIHEQTTKSFKDLTTTELHFPGMSSPLKATHMIEPTLDRDDPAYWDMLYFCSHLPKSNGIIANTFEDLEPKALKIIADGVCVPDTPTPPVYSIGPLIAHSEEPAGEDGNKGDRAPEDECLSWLDSQPSRSVVFLCFGSQGSFSVAQVKEIAHGLERSGQRFLWVVKKPPRDEKSKRAENFVAEFDLEGVLPEGFLERTKDKGMVVKKWAPQGGVLRKESVGGFVTHCGWNSVLEAVVAGVPMLAWPLYAEQHLNKNVLVNDMKMAIDLEQREDDGFVSGDELERRVRELMESEQGRELREKSWKMREMALAALGSASGSSSRALAKLVEALG, via the coding sequence ATGGCAGACACAATCGTCCTATTCCCGGCTCCAGGCATGGGCCACATCATCTCCATGGTTGAGCTTGGCAAGCTCATCCTACACCACTACGCTCACAAATTCTCCATCTCCGTCGTCATCACCACCGGCTCCGATTGGGACACCCCAAGCATCACCTCCTACATCCACAATGTCTCCCAATCCAATTCCTCCATCTCCTTCCACAGCCTACCATCTGTCTCCGTTGACACCACCCAAACTCGCAGCTCCGCCGCCATAGCATTCGAGTTTATCCGCCTCAGCTTAGCCCATGCCCCCCATGTACTCcaacaaatctcaaaatcaTCTACTATTCGTGCCCTTATCATCGACGTTTTGTGCACCTCGGTTCTTCCCATAGCCAAAGATCTCAACCTTCCTGTTTATTATTTCGTCACTTCTGGTGCTTATGCTCTTGCTGCCTTCTTATACCTCCCCAAGATCCACGAGCAAACCACCAAGAGCTTCAAGGACCTCACCACAACTGAGCTTCACTTCCCAGGAATGTCGTCACCGTTGAAAGCAACACATATGATTGAACCGACACTCGACCGTGACGACCCTGCTTATTGGGACATGCTCTACTTCTGTTCACATCTTCCAAAATCGAATGGGATTATAGCTAACACGTTTGAGGACCTGGAGCCAAAAGCCTTAAAGATCATTGCTGATGGTGTGTGCGTTCCTGATACGCCAACTCCACCGGTTTACTCAATAGGTCCTCTGATTGCTCACTCAGAAGAGCCAGCAGGTGAAGATGGAAATAAAGGTGATAGAGCGCCTGAGGATGAATGTTTGTCGTGGCTTGACAGCCAACCGAGTAGAAGTGTTGTGTTCTTGTGCTTTGGCAGCCAAGGATCGTTCTCGGTGGCGCAAGTGAAAGAGATAGCCCATGGGTTGGAAAGGAGTGGGCAGAGATTCTTGTGGGTGGTGAAAAAGCCACCACGCGATGAGAAAAGCAAGCGGGCTGAGAATTTTGTTGCAGAGTTCGATTTGGAGGGTGTGTTGCCAGAAGGATTTCTGGAGAGAACCAAAGATAAGGGGATGGTGGTGAAGAAGTGGGCACCCCAAGGGGGTGTGCTGAGAAAAGAATCAGTTGGGGGGTTCGTGACTCACTGTGGGTGGAACTCGGTGTTGGAGGCGGTGGTTGCAGGAGTGCCGATGCTGGCTTGGCCGCTCTACGCCGAGCAGCACCTGAACAAGAACGTTTTGGTGAATGATATGAAGATGGCTATTGATTTGGAGCAGAGGGAGGATGATGGGTTTGTGAGTGGTGATGAGTTGGAGAGAAGGGTTAGGGAGTTGATGGAGTCCGAACAGGGGAGAGAGCTCAGAGAAAAAAGTTGGAAGATGAGAGAAATGGCTTTGGCTGCTTTGGGATCAGCATCTGGTTCGTCTTCAAGAGCCCTGGCCAAGTTGGTTGAGGCACTTGGATAG
- the LOC133872017 gene encoding UDP-glycosyltransferase 88F4-like encodes MQDTIVLLPASGMGHMISMVELGKLILHHYAHKFSITILYTTGSIVDSPSIDSYIHRVSQSNPSIAFHRLPSVSVDTAPTRSVPAIMFEYIRLCLAHVPQTLQQISSSSTIRALIIDLFCSSALPAAKDLCLPVYYFYTSGAYALAAFLYLPKIYEQTTKSFKDLTTTELHFPGMSSPLKATHMPQPTLDRDDPAYWEMLYFCSQLPKSNGIIANTFEGLEPKALKAITDGLCVPDSPTPPVYSIGPLIADAEDGNEGDGVPENECLSWLDSQPSRSVVFLCFGSQGSFSVAQVKEIAHGLERSGQRFLWVLKKPVRDEKTKQTQNYTADFDLEGVLPEGFLERTKDRGMVVKTWAPQVGVLRKESVGGFVTHCGWNSVLEAVVAGVPMVAWPLYAEQHLNRNVLVNDMKMAIDLEQREDDGFVNGDELERRVRELMESEQGRELRGKSWKMREMALAALGTASGSSTRALAKLVDALG; translated from the coding sequence ATGCAAGACACTATAGTCCTACTACCAGCTTCAGGCATGGGCCACATGATCTCCATGGTTGAGCTTGGCAAGCTCATCCTCCACCACTACGCTCACAAATTCTCCATCACCATCCTTTACACCACAGGCTCCATTGTCGACAGCCCAAGCATCGACTCCTACATCCATCGTGTCTCCCAATCCAACCCCTCCATCGCCTTCCACCGCCTACCCTCTGTCTCCGTTGACACTGCCCCAACTCGCAGCGTCCCCGCCATAATGTTCGAGTATATCCGCCTCTGCTTAGCCCATGTCCCCCAAACACTCCAACAGATCTCTTCCTCATCCACCATTCGTGCCCTTATCATCGACCTTTTCTGCTCCTCTGCTCTTCCCGCAGCCAAGGATCTCTGCCTTCCTGTTTATTATTTCTACACTTCCGGTGCTTACGCTCTCGCTGCCTTCTTATACCTCCCCAAGATCTACGAGCAAACCACCAAGAGCTTCAAGGACCTCACCACAACTGAGCTTCATTTCCCAGGAATGTCGTCACCACTGAAAGCAACACACATGCCTCAACCGACACTCGACCGTGACGACCCTGCTTATTGGGAAATGCTCTACTTCTGTTCACAACTTCCAAAATCAAATGGGATTATAGCTAACACGTTTGAGGGCCTGGAGCCAAAAGCCTTAAAGGCCATTACTGATGGTTTGTGCGTTCCTGATTCGCCAACTCCGCCTGTTTACTCTATAGGCCCTTTGATTGCTGACGCAGAAGATGGCAATGAAGGTGATGGAGTGCCTGAGAATGAATGCTTGTCATGGCTTGACAGCCAACCGAGTAGAAGTGTTGTGTTCTTGTGCTTTGGTAGCCAAGGATCGTTCTCGGTGGCGCAAGTGAAAGAGATAGCCCATGGGTTGGAAAGGAGTGGGCAGAGATTCTTGTGGGTGTTGAAAAAGCCAGTACGCGATGAGAAAACCAAGCAGACTCAGAATTATACTGCGGATTTCGATTTGGAGGGTGTGCTGCCGGAAGGGTTCTTGGAGAGAACCAAAGATAGGGGTATGGTGGTGAAGACGTGGGCACCCCAAGTGGGTGTGCTGAGAAAAGAATCAGTTGGGGGGTTCGTGACTCACTGTGGGTGGAATTCGGTGTTGGAGGCAGTGGTTGCTGGAGTGCCGATGGTGGCTTGGCCGCTCTACGCCGAGCAGCACCTGAACAGGAATGTTTTGGTGAACGATATGAAGATGGCTATTGACTTGGAGCAGAGGGAGGATGATGGATTTGTGAATGGGGATGAGTTGGAGAGAAGGGTTAGGGAGTTGATGGAGTCAGAACAAGGGAGGGAGCTCAGGGGAAAAAGTTGGAAGATGAGGGAAATGGCTTTGGCTGCTTTGGGAACAGCATCTGGTTCATCTACCAGAGCCCTTGCCAAGTTGGTTGACGCACTTGGATAG